In Thermorudis peleae, a genomic segment contains:
- the thrS gene encoding threonine--tRNA ligase produces the protein MSLAREMDFQVTPENEREQYLARMRHSCAHVMAQAVLERFPGAKLGIGPAIADGFYYDFDLPRPLTPDDLEAIEQRMREIQEAAYPFIRQVVSREEARKLFHDQPYKLELIDEFPPDEVITTYTHDGFTDLCRGPHVENTSQIGVFKLLRVAGAYWRGDERRPQLQRIYGTSWPTQAELEDYLHRLAEAERRDHRRLGRELELFHFDPTAPGMPYWLPKGLKVLNTLLAFWREEHERRGYLEIAAPLINEKSLWETSGHWEHYRENMFIIPIEDHLTYGVKPMNCPNAMIVFNLKKRSYRDLPLRLADCDILHRFERSGTLHGLLRVRKFQQDDAHIFVSEDQIEEEFDRILDIARLFYGIFDLSYTLRLGTRPDDFMGDLETWDKAEAALKRILDKHAGPGKYLIGEGEGAFYGPKIDILMEDALGRQWQTGTIQLDFQLPRRFHCTYTDRDGTEKTPVVIHRVIYGSLERFIGILIEHFAGAFPVWLAPVQAIIIPIADRHYTYAQQVLEQLREAKIRAELDTSDERMQAKIRNAQLQKIPYMLIVGDKEAASNSVAVRLRSNENLGAMPIEQFLALVQAVIASKSLALVP, from the coding sequence ATGTCTCTTGCTCGGGAAATGGACTTTCAAGTTACGCCGGAGAACGAACGAGAGCAGTACTTGGCGCGCATGCGCCACTCCTGTGCACACGTGATGGCGCAAGCAGTACTCGAGCGTTTCCCCGGCGCCAAGCTTGGGATCGGCCCAGCCATTGCCGACGGCTTTTACTACGACTTCGATTTACCTAGACCGCTTACCCCCGATGACCTCGAGGCCATTGAGCAGCGCATGCGGGAGATTCAAGAAGCGGCTTACCCCTTCATCCGTCAAGTCGTTAGCCGCGAAGAAGCACGCAAGCTCTTTCATGATCAACCATACAAGCTCGAGCTTATCGACGAATTTCCTCCTGACGAAGTCATCACCACATACACACACGATGGCTTCACCGACCTCTGTCGCGGACCACACGTCGAGAACACGTCGCAAATCGGCGTATTCAAGCTCTTGCGTGTTGCCGGAGCCTATTGGCGAGGCGATGAGCGCCGGCCACAGCTTCAGCGCATCTATGGCACATCGTGGCCAACCCAAGCTGAGCTCGAAGACTATTTGCATCGACTAGCTGAAGCTGAACGCCGTGACCATCGACGCTTGGGGCGAGAACTTGAATTGTTTCACTTTGACCCAACCGCGCCAGGCATGCCCTACTGGTTGCCCAAAGGTCTGAAAGTCCTCAATACGTTACTCGCCTTTTGGCGCGAAGAGCACGAGCGCCGTGGGTATCTCGAGATCGCCGCACCCTTAATCAATGAGAAATCGCTGTGGGAAACGTCAGGTCACTGGGAGCATTATCGTGAAAACATGTTCATTATCCCGATCGAGGATCATCTTACCTACGGCGTGAAACCGATGAACTGCCCGAATGCAATGATCGTTTTCAACCTCAAGAAGCGAAGCTACCGCGACTTGCCGCTTCGCCTTGCCGACTGCGATATCCTTCATCGCTTTGAGCGATCAGGAACACTCCATGGCTTGCTACGCGTCCGGAAGTTCCAGCAGGACGACGCCCACATCTTCGTGAGCGAAGACCAAATCGAAGAGGAATTTGACCGCATCCTTGATATTGCGCGTCTCTTCTACGGCATTTTTGACCTCTCCTACACGCTGCGTCTCGGCACCAGGCCCGATGACTTTATGGGTGACCTTGAAACCTGGGATAAAGCTGAGGCAGCGCTCAAGCGCATTCTCGACAAGCATGCCGGACCAGGCAAATACCTGATCGGCGAAGGCGAAGGTGCCTTCTACGGGCCGAAGATCGATATCCTTATGGAAGACGCGCTTGGTCGCCAATGGCAAACTGGGACAATCCAGCTGGATTTCCAGCTACCACGCCGTTTCCACTGCACTTATACTGACCGCGATGGCACAGAGAAAACGCCGGTCGTGATTCATCGCGTCATCTATGGTTCACTTGAACGATTTATCGGCATCCTCATCGAGCACTTCGCTGGTGCATTTCCAGTTTGGCTTGCGCCCGTTCAAGCCATCATTATCCCGATCGCAGATCGGCACTACACCTATGCCCAGCAGGTATTGGAACAACTGCGAGAAGCGAAGATCCGGGCAGAGCTCGATACCAGTGATGAACGCATGCAGGCCAAGATTCGCAACGCACAACTGCAGAAGATTCCCTATATGCTCATCGTCGGTGATAAAGAGGCAGCAAGCAACAGCGTTGCCGTGCGCCTACGAAGTAATGAGAATCTCGGCGCAATGCCAATCGAGCAGTTTCTGGCACTTGTCCAAGCGGTCATCGCCAGCAAGTCACTGGCACTTGTGCCATAA
- a CDS encoding ribonuclease HI family protein has product MTIEQQTPRITLVVDGGSRGNPGFGYGSFHLSDSFGHDEIMRLEFGDGVTNNQAEYRTLLAALERAQEHARQHNWPISQVTLHIITDSQLMAEQLRGRWQVRDLQLRMLYDRARKALRAFGHVTISHRPRREIVAVLGH; this is encoded by the coding sequence GTGACGATCGAACAGCAAACGCCCCGCATTACGTTGGTTGTTGACGGCGGCTCACGCGGTAATCCAGGCTTTGGATATGGCAGTTTTCACCTCAGTGACTCTTTTGGGCATGACGAGATTATGCGCCTCGAATTTGGCGACGGGGTCACGAACAATCAAGCTGAGTATCGAACGCTGTTGGCAGCCTTAGAGCGAGCGCAAGAGCATGCACGGCAACACAACTGGCCAATTTCGCAAGTAACCCTCCATATCATCACCGACAGCCAACTCATGGCCGAACAACTCCGCGGCCGATGGCAGGTACGTGACCTGCAACTTCGAATGCTCTATGATCGAGCACGCAAAGCACTCCGCGCCTTCGGCCATGTCACCATTTCCCATCGCCCGCGGCGTGAGATCGTAGCTGTGCTTGGACACTAA
- the fusA gene encoding elongation factor G, which yields MKQYPIERLRNVGLFSHGGSGKTSLSEALLFVSHTTARLGRVEDGTTVSDWDPDEQRRRISISTSILPIEWREHKINLLDVPGYFDFAGEMASAMRVVDAAVLLMDASAGVEVGTEQMWQLAEKHALPRALVINKMDRENANFAQALSQAREAFGPAVVPLQIPIGQEKAFRGYVDVISGQAYAYANDGTPQTTELPSDLVDQVEDARNQLIERVCEIDETLMMHYLDGEPIAEQDLRAALGQAFAERVLVPVFVTAATSLKGALPLLDAFVDFFPHPRATQAKAPEGKEITLEPNPQGPLAVLIFKTIADPFVGKLSCFRVYSGTLRSDSTVLVAQRGETERIGQLFILRGKEQIPVGQLTAGDIGAVAKLQHAHTGETLCDPNRPITLPGIEFPRPVFTAAVSPKTKTDLDKMGTALQRLLEEDPTLHVSREPQTGETLLSGLGESHVQIALERMSRKFGVNVEMSLPRIPYRETISVPVRRVEYKHKKQTGGHGQYGHVFLDLEPLPDAEFAFAETIVGGVVPKQFIPAVEKGVREAMEEGVLAGYPVVNVKVTLVDGSYHTVDSSEISFKIAAAQAFKKGALQAKPILLEPILRLRVTVPDSYTGDVMNDLNGKRAQVQGMEPEGNGYTTIEALVPAAELQRYATELRSITQGRGTFTTEFSHYQPVPQHLAEQIIAASKARQAAAS from the coding sequence GTGAAACAGTACCCAATTGAGCGACTGCGTAACGTCGGCCTGTTTTCACATGGTGGGTCAGGAAAGACCTCGTTAAGCGAAGCTCTCCTGTTCGTGAGCCATACGACTGCCCGCCTTGGCCGCGTTGAAGACGGTACGACCGTCTCTGACTGGGATCCGGATGAACAACGTCGGCGTATCTCGATCTCAACAAGCATTCTGCCGATTGAGTGGCGAGAACACAAGATTAATCTCTTGGATGTCCCGGGATATTTTGACTTCGCCGGCGAGATGGCGAGCGCAATGCGTGTTGTCGATGCCGCCGTGCTGCTGATGGACGCATCAGCAGGCGTTGAAGTCGGCACAGAGCAGATGTGGCAGCTTGCCGAGAAGCACGCGCTGCCACGAGCTCTCGTCATCAACAAGATGGATCGCGAGAATGCAAACTTCGCCCAAGCACTCTCGCAAGCGCGTGAAGCATTTGGGCCAGCGGTTGTGCCACTCCAAATCCCCATTGGACAGGAAAAAGCCTTCCGTGGTTATGTCGACGTTATCAGCGGGCAAGCCTATGCCTATGCAAACGATGGGACCCCTCAGACCACTGAACTGCCATCCGATCTTGTTGATCAAGTCGAAGATGCCCGAAATCAGCTCATTGAACGCGTCTGCGAGATCGATGAAACATTAATGATGCACTACCTCGATGGTGAACCTATTGCCGAGCAGGACTTGCGTGCAGCGCTCGGCCAGGCATTTGCTGAACGTGTCCTTGTGCCAGTCTTTGTCACCGCAGCAACGAGCTTGAAAGGCGCGCTTCCACTGCTTGACGCGTTCGTCGATTTCTTCCCCCACCCCAGAGCGACGCAAGCCAAGGCGCCAGAGGGCAAGGAGATCACCCTTGAGCCAAACCCACAAGGGCCACTCGCGGTACTAATCTTCAAGACCATCGCCGACCCGTTCGTCGGTAAGCTTTCCTGCTTCCGGGTCTATTCGGGCACCTTGCGGTCAGATTCAACTGTACTTGTTGCCCAGCGTGGAGAGACAGAACGCATCGGCCAGTTGTTCATCCTTCGCGGCAAAGAGCAAATTCCGGTTGGCCAGCTTACCGCTGGCGACATCGGTGCAGTTGCTAAACTCCAACACGCCCACACAGGCGAGACGCTGTGTGATCCAAACCGTCCGATCACTCTGCCTGGGATTGAGTTTCCTCGCCCAGTCTTTACTGCAGCCGTGAGCCCGAAGACCAAGACAGACCTCGATAAGATGGGCACAGCGTTGCAACGGCTGCTTGAAGAAGATCCAACGCTCCATGTTAGCCGTGAGCCACAAACTGGAGAAACGCTCCTCTCTGGACTCGGTGAGTCACACGTGCAAATCGCGCTGGAGCGGATGTCACGCAAATTTGGCGTGAATGTCGAAATGAGTCTTCCCCGCATTCCCTATCGCGAGACGATTTCCGTGCCAGTGCGGCGGGTCGAGTACAAGCACAAGAAGCAAACCGGTGGACATGGTCAATATGGCCATGTCTTCCTCGATCTTGAGCCGTTACCTGATGCAGAGTTCGCATTCGCTGAGACGATTGTCGGTGGCGTTGTCCCCAAGCAGTTCATCCCTGCTGTTGAAAAAGGTGTCCGTGAGGCTATGGAAGAAGGCGTGCTTGCTGGCTATCCGGTTGTGAATGTCAAAGTCACCCTCGTCGATGGGTCATATCACACCGTTGACTCGTCTGAAATTTCCTTTAAGATTGCAGCCGCTCAGGCATTTAAGAAGGGCGCGCTTCAGGCAAAACCGATCTTGCTTGAGCCGATCCTCCGCTTACGCGTCACTGTGCCTGACAGCTATACTGGCGATGTCATGAATGATCTAAACGGCAAACGCGCCCAGGTTCAGGGAATGGAACCAGAAGGAAACGGCTATACGACGATCGAAGCCCTCGTTCCAGCAGCTGAGTTGCAACGGTACGCGACCGAACTCCGCTCCATTACCCAAGGCCGAGGCACCTTTACCACCGAATTCAGCCATTATCAGCCGGTGCCACAGCATCTTGCCGAGCAGATCATTGCGGCAAGCAAGGCACGGCAGGCTGCGGCTAGCTAA
- a CDS encoding M42 family metallopeptidase, whose translation MLDQLWENRLFLLTKELAALDGVSGHEQPVIARLTELIRPYVQSIDVDSYGTLYAFREEVAAGPVLMITAHADEIGLIVKSIEPNGLLRVEKVGGVIESLLVGRRVRVRGHRGVIGVRPGHLQTSEEQRLVPSLRDLYVDLGYDTREEVEGLGIRVGDAIAYEEPVERLANERRITGKALDNRISCAVLALLMERLQHVTLSCRLVAVVTVQEEVGLRGAQMAGYRLNPDAAIVIDTVPAGGTPDVDYYRDLGIRIGAGPVLALASGMGGVRGHLAHPGMRDFVIKTAQEEGIPLQLALFPRSTSDIASLHLVRGGIPAAVLNIPRRYAHSPVETLDLGDALATLALAEALVRRFSSAVSLGFLESEWR comes from the coding sequence ATGCTTGACCAGCTGTGGGAAAATCGGCTTTTTCTGCTGACGAAAGAACTGGCTGCATTGGATGGCGTGTCAGGTCATGAGCAGCCAGTAATTGCTCGCTTAACTGAGCTTATCCGGCCTTATGTTCAGTCGATCGACGTTGACTCTTACGGCACTCTCTATGCATTTCGTGAGGAGGTCGCAGCTGGCCCGGTCTTAATGATTACAGCCCATGCTGATGAAATCGGGTTGATCGTCAAGAGTATCGAACCTAATGGGTTATTACGCGTCGAGAAAGTCGGCGGTGTTATTGAAAGCCTGCTCGTTGGTCGACGCGTGCGGGTGCGAGGACATCGTGGTGTCATCGGTGTCCGTCCTGGGCACCTGCAAACGAGTGAAGAGCAACGACTTGTGCCATCTCTTCGTGACCTCTACGTGGACCTAGGCTATGACACTCGTGAAGAAGTCGAGGGACTTGGTATTCGCGTTGGGGATGCGATCGCCTATGAGGAACCAGTTGAACGCCTCGCAAACGAGCGGCGCATTACAGGAAAGGCTCTCGATAATCGTATTTCGTGTGCTGTCCTCGCGTTGCTGATGGAGCGGCTCCAGCATGTTACGCTCTCCTGTCGTCTCGTAGCTGTCGTCACGGTGCAGGAGGAAGTTGGGCTCCGGGGAGCCCAAATGGCTGGATATCGGCTGAATCCTGATGCAGCAATCGTGATTGATACTGTACCGGCTGGTGGTACGCCAGATGTCGATTACTACCGTGATCTCGGGATTCGGATTGGTGCTGGACCGGTCTTGGCTTTAGCGAGCGGCATGGGTGGCGTGCGTGGACACTTGGCTCATCCCGGCATGCGCGATTTCGTTATCAAAACTGCACAGGAAGAGGGAATTCCGCTTCAGCTTGCGCTCTTTCCGCGTAGCACGTCTGACATTGCGTCGTTGCATCTCGTCCGCGGCGGTATTCCGGCAGCCGTGTTAAACATCCCGCGGCGGTATGCCCACAGTCCAGTCGAGACGCTTGATCTCGGTGATGCTCTTGCCACACTTGCCTTAGCTGAGGCCCTTGTGCGTCGTTTCAGCTCTGCCGTTTCCCTCGGATTTTTGGAAAGTGAATGGCGGTAG
- a CDS encoding type III pantothenate kinase — translation MLLALDIGNTNIVAGLFSGPKLVTRWRAATVRDRMVDEWWALLTTLAQAEGYRLTLIQAVAIASVVPALTMTFRELARTRLGCEPVIINGELNFGLPILVDYPREVGADRLCNAVAAFELFGGPAIVIDFGTATTFDVIDEHGAYLGGAIAPGLTVSLDALVQRASRLIGIELKAPPRAIGKNTIESMQVGTVLGYAELVRGLLQRIQAELPKPARIVSTGGLGQLITPLVPDIERYEPDLTLIGIRLIHERLTHTS, via the coding sequence ATGTTACTCGCGCTTGATATTGGCAATACAAACATTGTTGCTGGCCTTTTCAGCGGACCAAAACTCGTAACACGCTGGCGCGCCGCTACCGTTCGTGATCGCATGGTTGACGAATGGTGGGCACTTTTGACAACGCTTGCCCAGGCAGAGGGATACCGCCTCACACTTATCCAAGCAGTCGCGATCGCAAGTGTTGTCCCAGCACTGACAATGACGTTCCGTGAGCTTGCCCGCACACGACTTGGATGTGAGCCAGTTATCATTAACGGAGAGCTGAATTTTGGGCTTCCCATTCTTGTCGATTATCCACGGGAGGTTGGCGCTGATCGACTGTGTAATGCTGTTGCGGCCTTTGAGCTTTTTGGAGGCCCAGCGATCGTCATTGACTTTGGCACGGCAACGACGTTTGATGTCATTGACGAGCATGGTGCATACCTTGGCGGAGCAATCGCGCCTGGCCTGACTGTCTCACTCGACGCACTCGTACAGCGGGCATCCCGCCTCATTGGCATTGAGCTCAAGGCTCCTCCACGTGCAATTGGCAAGAACACAATCGAAAGCATGCAAGTTGGCACAGTTTTAGGGTACGCCGAACTCGTGCGTGGCCTGCTCCAACGCATTCAAGCAGAGCTTCCAAAGCCCGCGCGCATTGTAAGTACCGGAGGGCTTGGCCAGCTCATTACTCCCCTTGTACCTGACATTGAACGCTATGAACCGGACCTTACCCTCATCGGCATTCGCCTCATTCACGAGCGGCTGACCCACACGTCCTAA
- the queG gene encoding tRNA epoxyqueuosine(34) reductase QueG, with amino-acid sequence MIERQRLRELAAIAGLSVTAVTTAEPFPELWPVLHQRIADGRLRGMDWFTEERALFSLTPRNLHPTGQSIISIGVPYWTPSITPPDDGIPRGRIARYAWGKDYHRTLRKRMEHLHALLEQELGRPVEARFLVDTARIVDRAVAARSGLGWYGKNTMIIVPHYGSWVMLGEMIVDIPIEPDPPLRPRCGRCAACLAACPTGALVGPYELDAPRCISYLTIEHRGVIPLELRPLMGNWVFGCDICQEACPYTIAARSTIDPDFLPEREEHCFPRLEWILRISEEEFRTVYRGRAVLGAKWAGFARNAAIALGNCGRPDDAAVLEEVLARHPHPLVRGHAAWALAQLGGQAALPTLRQALAREEDPYVRSELLTALDLTERHRTTAAHVDV; translated from the coding sequence ATGATCGAGCGACAACGCCTGCGTGAACTTGCTGCCATTGCCGGGTTGAGTGTGACAGCCGTTACCACGGCTGAGCCGTTCCCGGAACTTTGGCCTGTCCTTCACCAGCGGATCGCCGATGGCCGCCTTCGGGGGATGGACTGGTTTACCGAGGAACGTGCTCTGTTTTCGCTAACTCCACGCAATCTGCATCCAACGGGCCAAAGCATCATCAGCATTGGTGTACCCTATTGGACACCGTCGATTACGCCACCAGACGATGGAATTCCGCGTGGACGCATTGCACGCTACGCATGGGGCAAGGACTACCACCGAACGCTCCGAAAGCGTATGGAACACCTCCACGCTCTGCTCGAGCAAGAGCTTGGTCGTCCTGTTGAGGCACGTTTCCTAGTGGATACAGCACGCATCGTCGATCGTGCTGTTGCTGCGCGATCAGGGCTCGGCTGGTATGGCAAAAACACCATGATCATCGTTCCTCACTACGGCTCCTGGGTGATGCTCGGAGAGATGATTGTCGATATACCGATCGAGCCTGATCCACCCCTTCGGCCACGCTGTGGACGGTGCGCAGCGTGCCTGGCAGCTTGCCCAACCGGAGCGCTCGTTGGACCATACGAACTCGATGCCCCACGCTGCATCTCCTACCTTACCATCGAGCATCGTGGAGTCATCCCGCTCGAACTCCGGCCATTGATGGGCAATTGGGTCTTTGGGTGCGACATTTGCCAAGAAGCCTGTCCCTATACAATCGCGGCCCGATCAACCATCGATCCAGATTTCTTGCCTGAACGTGAAGAACACTGCTTTCCACGTCTTGAGTGGATCCTCCGCATATCAGAGGAAGAGTTTCGCACGGTTTATCGCGGGCGGGCCGTTTTGGGTGCAAAGTGGGCAGGGTTTGCGCGGAATGCAGCCATCGCCCTTGGAAACTGCGGTCGGCCAGATGATGCAGCGGTGCTCGAAGAAGTGCTTGCACGGCATCCCCACCCACTGGTTCGTGGTCACGCTGCATGGGCCCTTGCGCAACTTGGTGGCCAAGCAGCGCTGCCTACGCTCCGCCAAGCACTTGCGCGCGAAGAGGATCCATACGTACGGTCGGAGTTGCTCACTGCGCTGGATCTTACCGAAAGGCACAGAACCACGGCTGCTCACGTTGATGTATAG
- a CDS encoding carbohydrate kinase family protein — MCTSRPRRLRITAVGCMTWDTFFILDRLIQTGNYAIAQKQAELPGGTTANVCVALHQLGCTVRLASVVGDDDAGIRLREDWRQRGLADDWISTRPSTPSDRCLVLITPGELGPERTIVWVPGARPRYGDPLPVTELFASDALIVDVDDERLRQFLVDLPQHIAPRSRLVGLVTSLLSCSSATALRLGLQHDVLIGNEHEFCQLTGTETVDQAIAGIQAQMSLWGMRIGAISQGSRGCTLFTAQQVVHVPGFTIEPVDVTGAGDAFAAGVIYGIVHHWELERIGQFANAVGALATRSVGAQTSLPTLQEVETFLQKHDIVQHSTAS, encoded by the coding sequence ATGTGTACTTCCCGCCCACGCCGACTACGCATCACCGCCGTTGGCTGTATGACATGGGATACCTTCTTCATCCTCGATCGGCTAATCCAGACAGGCAACTACGCAATCGCGCAAAAGCAGGCCGAGTTACCTGGTGGTACGACGGCGAACGTTTGCGTGGCCTTGCACCAACTTGGTTGTACCGTACGGCTCGCAAGCGTTGTTGGGGACGATGATGCAGGCATACGGCTACGGGAAGATTGGCGCCAGCGTGGTCTTGCTGACGACTGGATCTCAACACGTCCATCAACACCTAGCGATCGTTGCCTTGTATTGATCACCCCCGGAGAACTGGGGCCGGAACGGACGATTGTGTGGGTGCCAGGTGCACGGCCACGCTATGGCGACCCCTTGCCCGTTACCGAGCTCTTCGCCAGCGATGCGCTGATTGTTGACGTTGATGATGAGCGGCTACGACAATTCCTCGTCGACTTGCCCCAACACATCGCTCCACGCAGTCGACTGGTGGGCTTGGTTACGTCATTGTTGTCTTGCTCGTCTGCCACGGCACTTCGCCTCGGGTTACAGCATGATGTCCTGATCGGCAATGAGCACGAATTCTGCCAACTTACAGGAACAGAGACGGTTGATCAAGCGATTGCCGGCATACAGGCACAGATGTCGCTGTGGGGTATGCGGATTGGGGCGATCAGCCAAGGCAGCCGAGGATGCACACTCTTCACCGCACAGCAGGTTGTCCACGTTCCGGGATTTACGATTGAGCCAGTCGACGTTACGGGTGCCGGCGATGCTTTCGCTGCTGGCGTTATCTATGGCATTGTCCACCACTGGGAACTAGAGCGCATTGGCCAGTTCGCCAATGCAGTGGGAGCACTTGCAACGCGATCCGTTGGCGCACAGACGAGCCTGCCAACTCTCCAAGAAGTTGAAACCTTCCTGCAAAAGCATGACATCGTCCAGCACAGCACTGCATCATGA
- the ispG gene encoding flavodoxin-dependent (E)-4-hydroxy-3-methylbut-2-enyl-diphosphate synthase has product MPYERRKSRPVWVGNVQIGGDAPIVVQSMTTADTRDPKATLRQIHELADAGCEIVRVAVPDKVAAAALNDIVPHSPIPVVADIHFEHTLALRALEAGVHKLRLNPGNIRKPEDVREVVQKAKERHVPIRIGVNFGSLPPMTREFVDEMAAQGATQTELIAEHMVRTALGHIRILEDLDFGDIVVSLKAFEVPVMLEAYRRMAKIRDYPLHLGVTEAGTPKSGAIRSAVGIGTLLAEGIGDTIRVSLTTDPVEEVIVAYEILKSLGLRQRGATLVACPTCGRVEVDLFKLANEIDAYLKTIREPIKVAVMGCVVNGPGEARDSDVGVAAGRGKGVIFRKGKIVRRVEEDEIVAALKEEIQLVLAERANGQARDDSPQAERRMISIPVIEANSP; this is encoded by the coding sequence ATGCCATACGAGCGACGCAAATCACGACCAGTATGGGTTGGTAATGTTCAGATCGGCGGGGATGCACCGATTGTGGTGCAGTCTATGACGACCGCCGATACTCGCGATCCGAAAGCAACGTTGCGGCAAATTCACGAGCTTGCTGACGCGGGATGCGAAATTGTTCGCGTTGCTGTTCCCGACAAAGTCGCGGCAGCAGCACTCAACGATATCGTTCCACACTCACCGATCCCGGTCGTTGCTGACATTCACTTTGAACATACCTTAGCACTCCGGGCACTTGAAGCTGGCGTTCACAAGCTCCGCCTCAACCCCGGCAATATTCGGAAACCGGAAGATGTCCGGGAAGTAGTACAGAAAGCGAAGGAACGCCACGTCCCCATTCGGATCGGCGTAAACTTCGGGTCACTGCCACCGATGACCCGCGAGTTCGTCGATGAGATGGCAGCCCAAGGAGCGACACAGACAGAGCTCATCGCTGAGCACATGGTTCGCACTGCGCTTGGGCATATTCGTATCCTTGAGGATCTTGACTTCGGTGACATTGTTGTCTCGCTGAAAGCTTTTGAAGTTCCGGTCATGCTCGAGGCCTATCGCCGCATGGCGAAGATTCGTGATTACCCGCTGCACCTTGGGGTAACGGAAGCAGGCACTCCCAAGTCCGGCGCCATTCGTTCAGCCGTCGGCATTGGAACCTTGCTCGCTGAAGGTATTGGTGACACGATTCGCGTTTCCTTGACCACCGACCCCGTTGAGGAAGTTATCGTTGCTTATGAGATTCTGAAGAGCCTCGGGCTGCGACAGCGAGGCGCAACGCTTGTCGCCTGTCCAACGTGCGGACGAGTCGAAGTTGATCTCTTTAAGCTCGCCAACGAGATTGACGCCTACCTCAAGACGATCCGCGAGCCGATCAAGGTTGCAGTCATGGGATGTGTCGTGAACGGTCCAGGCGAAGCGCGCGACTCCGACGTCGGCGTTGCTGCTGGCCGTGGCAAGGGCGTCATCTTCCGCAAGGGCAAGATCGTTCGGCGAGTCGAAGAAGATGAAATCGTCGCTGCGCTCAAGGAAGAAATCCAATTGGTGCTTGCTGAGCGCGCGAATGGCCAGGCCCGCGACGATTCACCACAAGCCGAGCGGCGTATGATCTCCATTCCAGTCATTGAAGCCAACTCACCGTAA
- the rseP gene encoding RIP metalloprotease RseP, with translation MSALYVIPILAFLILVHELGHFLAARLFGITVLEFGIGLPPRLFGIRRGGVLYSLNLIPLGGFVRVLGEDSRSLEPGSLQTKARWQRAIFFAAGALMNVVIAVILMMVLVAAQGKPEEHVYIAEVAPDSPAAAAGWQPGDRFLQVGGQTITSVDQLLAITQSYAGRPMPVVLQRGSQRIQSTVVPREQPPAGQGRTGVRIATAPKAHITVADVDPRSPAANAGIRPGDEVTQIGDYTIDDAAIYWLALERYAQQTTTMQIIRDGQPLKVTIQVPERSPAQSQLHIGTVIRQEVIARPLPLWQIPVRGIAQTFSLLGGMIVGLAMLLRGQASLSNVTGPIGIGQLTSELLAISPNPVWMTLANLTVLLSLNLAILNLIPFPALDGGRLFFVLVEAIRGRRIAPEKEGLVHLIGFIILLGFMFLIAFVDIGRILSGQSLVP, from the coding sequence GTGTCAGCGCTCTACGTTATTCCGATTCTCGCGTTCCTGATCTTAGTACACGAACTGGGCCATTTCCTCGCCGCACGTCTCTTCGGCATCACGGTTCTTGAATTCGGTATCGGACTACCACCGCGCCTCTTCGGTATCCGGCGGGGTGGCGTACTCTATTCATTGAACCTTATCCCACTCGGTGGCTTCGTCCGGGTGCTTGGAGAAGATAGTCGGAGCCTCGAACCAGGTAGCTTGCAGACAAAGGCACGCTGGCAACGTGCGATCTTCTTCGCCGCTGGTGCGCTGATGAATGTCGTGATTGCCGTTATTCTCATGATGGTCTTAGTCGCGGCACAGGGGAAGCCTGAAGAGCACGTCTACATCGCCGAAGTTGCACCTGACTCGCCAGCAGCAGCGGCTGGTTGGCAACCGGGGGATCGCTTCCTCCAAGTTGGCGGCCAAACCATTACGAGCGTCGATCAACTCCTCGCCATCACCCAGTCGTATGCTGGGCGCCCAATGCCAGTTGTCTTACAGCGAGGCAGTCAGCGCATTCAGTCAACGGTAGTACCGCGCGAGCAGCCTCCAGCTGGCCAGGGCCGGACCGGTGTCCGTATTGCTACAGCGCCCAAAGCGCATATCACGGTCGCCGACGTTGACCCCCGTTCCCCAGCTGCCAACGCGGGAATTCGGCCAGGCGATGAAGTCACGCAAATTGGCGATTACACCATCGACGATGCCGCAATTTACTGGCTTGCGCTTGAGCGCTATGCGCAACAGACGACGACCATGCAGATCATCCGTGATGGGCAACCTCTGAAGGTAACGATTCAAGTACCTGAGCGTTCACCAGCGCAAAGCCAGCTCCATATTGGCACAGTCATCCGGCAAGAGGTCATCGCCCGGCCGCTTCCACTGTGGCAGATTCCCGTTCGTGGCATTGCACAAACATTCAGCTTGCTCGGTGGCATGATCGTTGGCCTGGCAATGCTACTCCGCGGCCAGGCAAGCTTATCGAACGTCACTGGCCCGATTGGCATTGGCCAGCTCACGTCAGAACTGCTTGCCATCAGCCCAAATCCTGTATGGATGACGCTTGCAAACCTGACGGTGCTGCTCTCGTTGAACCTGGCAATTCTGAACCTGATTCCATTCCCAGCGCTTGACGGCGGACGCCTCTTCTTCGTCCTTGTCGAGGCGATCCGTGGTCGACGGATTGCCCCAGAGAAAGAGGGCCTTGTGCACCTTATCGGCTTTATCATTCTGCTCGGATTCATGTTTCTCATCGCCTTTGTCGACATCGGCCGCATCTTGAGTGGACAATCGCTGGTTCCCTAA